The Kitasatospora paranensis genome has a window encoding:
- a CDS encoding cold-shock protein, which translates to MATGTVKWFNAEKGFGFIEQEGGGPDVFVHFSAIQTSGFKSLPEGGRVEFDLTQGPKGPQAERVVVID; encoded by the coding sequence ATGGCAACCGGCACCGTGAAGTGGTTCAACGCCGAGAAGGGCTTCGGCTTCATCGAGCAGGAGGGCGGCGGCCCGGACGTGTTCGTCCACTTCTCCGCGATCCAGACCAGCGGCTTCAAGTCGCTGCCCGAAGGCGGACGCGTGGAGTTCGACCTCACCCAGGGCCCCAAGGGCCCGCAGGCCGAACGCGTCGTCGTGATCGACTGA
- a CDS encoding AAA family ATPase — translation MTEINTGTTRIPAMTAAPTLPADAEAVGAAVAAAGRGMIDRETVAEVVTLCAVAGEHLLVVGAPGTAKSEAVRRIAGQLGGRYFEYLLGRFTEPNELFGPVDLRGLREGRVEFETTGMLPEAEIAFLDEVFLGSTAVLNTLLGLLNERVFRRGRTVLASPLRVCVGAANHLPDDPALAAFADRFLARVFVEPVADARLEELLEAGRRPAAPNAGPGGLVAAVDRLAAAARACDLDEVTPLIGGALRRLRGAGVPISDRRAVRSQKLVAAAAVLDGRSTASARDLWVLPLTAPTADTQALARDTLADLVEKAANRSLVHAAEEMSRSTAARAERLARTGTALLAEHRTLPGGRDSRLRLEAALREIDAGFDPTDLPAALAGVRAELVAAVAPS, via the coding sequence GTGACCGAGATCAACACCGGAACGACCCGCATCCCCGCCATGACGGCCGCGCCCACCCTGCCCGCGGATGCCGAGGCCGTCGGTGCGGCCGTGGCCGCCGCCGGCCGGGGCATGATCGACCGCGAGACGGTGGCCGAGGTGGTCACGCTCTGTGCGGTCGCCGGTGAGCACCTGCTGGTCGTCGGTGCGCCGGGCACGGCCAAGTCCGAGGCCGTGCGCCGGATCGCCGGCCAGCTCGGCGGTCGCTACTTCGAGTACCTGCTCGGCCGCTTCACCGAGCCGAACGAACTCTTCGGCCCCGTCGACCTGCGCGGACTGCGGGAGGGCAGGGTCGAGTTCGAGACCACCGGGATGCTGCCCGAGGCCGAGATCGCCTTCCTGGACGAGGTGTTCCTCGGGTCCACCGCCGTTCTCAACACCCTGCTCGGACTGCTCAACGAGCGGGTCTTCCGCCGCGGCCGCACCGTCCTCGCCAGCCCACTGCGGGTCTGCGTCGGCGCGGCCAACCACCTGCCCGACGATCCCGCCCTGGCCGCCTTCGCCGACCGCTTCCTCGCCAGGGTGTTCGTGGAGCCGGTGGCCGACGCCCGGCTGGAGGAACTGCTGGAGGCCGGCCGCCGCCCCGCCGCGCCGAACGCCGGACCGGGAGGCCTGGTCGCCGCCGTCGACCGGTTGGCCGCCGCTGCCCGGGCCTGCGACCTCGACGAGGTCACCCCGCTGATCGGTGGCGCCCTGCGCCGCCTGCGCGGCGCCGGTGTACCGATCAGCGACCGCCGGGCGGTGCGCTCGCAGAAGCTGGTCGCGGCCGCCGCCGTGCTGGACGGCCGGAGCACCGCCTCCGCGCGCGACCTGTGGGTGCTGCCGCTGACAGCCCCGACCGCCGACACCCAGGCGCTGGCCCGCGACACCCTCGCCGACCTGGTGGAGAAGGCCGCGAACCGCAGTCTGGTGCACGCCGCCGAGGAGATGTCCCGCAGCACGGCAGCGCGCGCCGAGCGGCTGGCCCGCACCGGCACCGCGCTGCTCGCCGAACACCGGACCCTCCCCGGGGGACGGGACTCGCGCCTGCGGCTGGAGGCGGCGCTGCGGGAGATCGACGCCGGCTTCGACCCGACCGACCTGCCGGCCGCACTGGCCGGCGTACGGGCCGAACTGGTCGCGGCGGTCGCACCGTCGTGA
- a CDS encoding bpX6 domain-containing protein, with the protein MSATPGAAFSAAVTAVGFLLDVPVIGTAEAADRVLASWQDGADLRQLPDGRWLFVLADPVEVRADRAPGLPVVRTADGALAAVGADASAAGSGHLVIDAQGLTLHHRMLELPGVDPSEWLDLSGVILHRPRPVGAAEPAPAPVLEALPPRPSPDLRAAAGLAPRSDRARRLIENASAGTRRPFPPWAGRFGRPSAAGALALAVPVLVVLLALLVLVAGFAHLIAERGLHVGPLLLSLGVGLAVALAPGRGRGAAPGQGGAGTGTGPAGTAPARGRARRGTRRPRLGPLLARLAMRTAGPLLQGRHARYLSELTRAFEQRRWEDALRDAVRLAGDRPAGQEPWLALGLPRRYAGDLRPTPHADSSAAASPISGPTVHQHLAALYRRAAEELERTGRIDEAAFVLADLLDAPAEAVALLHRHGRTAQAAELAEGRDLAADLVVRLWWQAGERDRAVRTAHRRAAFATAVERLAAADPASARDLRAAWAAHCREAGDHLGAVDALWPDESLRPSAAADLRDAVALGGATRGRALPHLLALGAGGATRALALAVLDGDQDAAATGRSALAAALADLPAADPAADRELATAAARAVVRDGGFGSALADRDAQARHRRLLKRADPLVAADLAGPRRATSSQRSAAAHSAADRPGTLPVLDAARLASGAVLVACGQAGVRLLAADGRTKARWDVPADRLVLADHGGVALLVAGYGRAREVARLDLATRSVRPWTTLRARQIVPSFDGRHLITAGDDGIAVLDTLAPRPTVVWRELTGGERLAGRLSRTPTGCAGAVVSTLPDGSSLVELWRWDLPGWELRSRLRLDAHLPDRFAALASAGLLTADPQPADGPPTTTVLRWTTEHPSGRPGAELTVEGFAPVGPVADGDHWALAVPGPYGAGVLLHTGAGAASAPTTTVFLPQADLHAPGIRRHGDAVTHWHRSGRVLATTPDGATVLANLRVTAD; encoded by the coding sequence GTGAGCGCCACCCCGGGCGCGGCGTTCAGCGCCGCCGTCACCGCAGTCGGCTTCCTCCTCGACGTGCCGGTGATCGGCACCGCCGAGGCCGCCGATCGCGTCCTCGCCTCCTGGCAGGACGGTGCCGACCTGCGACAACTGCCCGACGGGCGCTGGCTTTTCGTTCTCGCCGACCCCGTCGAGGTGCGGGCCGACCGGGCTCCCGGGCTGCCCGTGGTGCGGACGGCCGACGGCGCACTGGCCGCCGTCGGAGCCGACGCGTCCGCCGCCGGGAGCGGACACCTTGTCATCGACGCCCAAGGGCTGACGCTTCACCACCGGATGCTCGAACTGCCCGGAGTGGACCCGTCCGAGTGGCTCGACCTGTCGGGGGTCATCCTCCACCGCCCGCGACCGGTCGGCGCCGCCGAGCCCGCACCCGCGCCCGTGCTGGAGGCGCTGCCGCCGCGACCGTCGCCCGATCTGCGCGCGGCCGCCGGGCTCGCACCCCGGTCGGACCGGGCCCGGCGGCTCATCGAGAACGCGTCGGCCGGCACCCGTCGCCCGTTCCCGCCCTGGGCGGGGCGGTTCGGGCGGCCGTCCGCGGCCGGTGCGCTCGCCCTGGCCGTCCCCGTCCTCGTGGTGCTGCTGGCCCTGCTCGTTCTCGTCGCGGGCTTCGCCCACCTGATCGCGGAGCGCGGCCTGCACGTCGGCCCGCTGCTCCTCTCGCTCGGCGTCGGCCTCGCCGTCGCGCTCGCGCCCGGACGCGGCCGCGGCGCCGCACCGGGCCAGGGCGGCGCCGGCACCGGTACCGGCCCCGCCGGTACGGCCCCCGCGCGCGGCCGGGCACGCCGGGGCACCCGCCGCCCCCGGCTGGGACCGCTCCTGGCACGGCTGGCGATGCGTACCGCGGGCCCGCTGCTCCAGGGCCGGCACGCCCGCTACCTGAGCGAGCTGACCAGGGCGTTCGAGCAGCGCCGCTGGGAGGACGCCCTGCGCGACGCCGTCCGGCTGGCCGGCGACCGGCCGGCCGGGCAGGAGCCCTGGCTCGCCCTCGGCCTGCCCCGCCGCTACGCGGGAGACCTGCGCCCCACACCCCACGCCGACAGCTCCGCCGCCGCCTCCCCGATCTCCGGGCCCACCGTCCACCAGCACCTCGCCGCCCTGTACCGCCGGGCCGCCGAGGAGCTGGAACGCACGGGCCGGATCGACGAGGCCGCGTTCGTCCTCGCCGATCTGCTGGACGCCCCGGCCGAGGCGGTGGCCCTGCTGCACCGGCACGGCCGCACCGCGCAGGCGGCCGAGCTGGCCGAGGGGCGCGACCTCGCCGCCGACCTCGTGGTCCGGCTCTGGTGGCAGGCCGGAGAGCGCGATCGCGCCGTCCGGACGGCCCACCGCCGGGCCGCCTTCGCCACCGCCGTCGAGCGCCTCGCGGCCGCCGACCCGGCGTCCGCCCGCGACCTGCGCGCCGCCTGGGCCGCCCACTGCCGGGAGGCCGGCGATCACCTGGGCGCCGTCGACGCCCTCTGGCCGGACGAGTCGCTGCGCCCGTCGGCCGCCGCCGACCTGCGGGACGCCGTCGCACTCGGCGGGGCGACCCGGGGCCGCGCGCTGCCCCACCTGCTGGCCCTCGGCGCCGGTGGGGCCACCCGCGCCCTCGCCCTGGCCGTCCTCGACGGCGACCAGGACGCGGCCGCGACCGGCCGGTCCGCGCTGGCCGCCGCCCTGGCCGACCTCCCGGCCGCCGACCCCGCCGCGGACCGCGAACTCGCCACCGCGGCGGCCCGCGCCGTCGTCCGGGACGGCGGCTTCGGCAGCGCCCTCGCGGACCGGGACGCACAGGCCCGCCACCGGCGGCTGCTGAAGCGCGCCGACCCGCTGGTCGCCGCCGACCTGGCCGGGCCGCGCCGCGCGACTTCCTCGCAGCGCTCCGCCGCCGCGCACTCCGCCGCCGACCGGCCCGGCACCCTGCCGGTGCTCGACGCGGCGCGGCTCGCCTCCGGCGCCGTCCTGGTCGCCTGCGGCCAGGCAGGCGTCCGGCTGCTGGCTGCGGACGGCCGCACCAAGGCCCGGTGGGACGTGCCCGCCGACCGACTGGTGCTCGCCGACCACGGCGGTGTCGCGCTGCTGGTGGCCGGCTACGGCCGGGCCCGGGAGGTCGCCCGCCTCGACCTCGCCACCCGTTCGGTGCGCCCCTGGACGACACTGCGCGCGCGGCAGATCGTCCCGTCCTTCGACGGCCGGCACCTGATCACGGCCGGCGACGACGGCATCGCGGTGCTGGACACCCTCGCGCCCCGGCCCACCGTGGTCTGGCGCGAACTCACGGGCGGCGAGCGGTTGGCCGGCCGGCTGTCCCGCACGCCCACCGGGTGCGCGGGTGCCGTGGTCTCGACGCTGCCCGACGGCTCGTCGCTCGTCGAACTGTGGCGATGGGACCTGCCCGGCTGGGAACTCCGCTCCCGGCTGCGGCTGGACGCGCACCTTCCCGACCGCTTCGCCGCGCTCGCCTCCGCCGGCCTGCTCACCGCCGACCCGCAGCCCGCGGACGGGCCGCCGACCACGACCGTCCTGCGCTGGACCACCGAGCACCCGTCCGGCCGGCCCGGTGCGGAACTGACGGTCGAAGGCTTCGCGCCGGTCGGACCGGTCGCCGACGGGGACCACTGGGCGCTCGCGGTGCCCGGCCCCTACGGCGCCGGGGTCCTCCTCCACACCGGCGCCGGCGCGGCCTCCGCGCCCACCACCACCGTGTTCCTCCCGCAGGCCGACCTGCACGCCCCGGGCATCCGCCGGCACGGCGACGCGGTCACCCACTGGCACCGCTCCGGCCGCGTCCTCGCCACCACCCCCGACGGCGCGACCGTCCTGGCCAACCTGCGCGTCACGGCCGACTGA
- a CDS encoding DUF3040 domain-containing protein, translating to MLTQRELRLLAEAEDDLARDRRLARRLVRHRIGPRWWGSPRALAVLLVVLAVVGAAAVVVGWATGTATGVLTGASVWGSAWVAAGILVARIAVLMRPGRGR from the coding sequence GTGCTCACTCAGCGTGAACTGCGTCTGCTTGCCGAAGCCGAGGACGACCTGGCCCGGGACCGACGCCTGGCCCGGAGGCTGGTTCGGCACCGGATCGGCCCCCGCTGGTGGGGGAGTCCGCGCGCACTGGCCGTGCTCCTGGTGGTGCTGGCGGTCGTCGGCGCCGCCGCGGTGGTCGTCGGGTGGGCGACCGGCACCGCGACCGGTGTCCTCACCGGTGCGTCCGTGTGGGGGAGTGCCTGGGTGGCGGCGGGGATCCTGGTGGCGCGGATCGCCGTACTGATGCGGCCGGGACGAGGCCGCTGA
- a CDS encoding VOC family protein, with amino-acid sequence MRLEVVVLPVSDVDRAKRFYGSLGWRLDADLTVEEGYQVVQFTPPGSLCSIIFGEGVTSAPPGSTQGLQLSVRDIDAARADLVERGVTVSRVFHDVTGIFHHAGTRGRVDGPAPEHADYGSFVSFSDPDGNGWLLQEIRTRLPGR; translated from the coding sequence ATGCGACTCGAAGTGGTGGTGCTGCCGGTCTCCGACGTCGACAGGGCCAAGCGGTTCTACGGATCGCTGGGCTGGCGGCTGGATGCCGACCTGACCGTCGAAGAGGGCTATCAGGTGGTCCAGTTCACCCCGCCGGGCTCCCTGTGCTCGATCATCTTCGGCGAGGGCGTGACCTCGGCACCACCCGGCTCGACCCAGGGCCTGCAGCTCTCCGTCCGCGACATCGACGCGGCCCGCGCCGATCTCGTCGAGCGCGGAGTGACTGTGAGCAGGGTGTTCCACGACGTCACAGGTATCTTCCACCATGCCGGCACACGCGGACGCGTGGACGGACCGGCTCCGGAGCACGCGGACTACGGCTCCTTCGTGTCGTTCAGCGACCCGGACGGCAACGGCTGGCTGCTCCAGGAGATCAGGACGCGCCTGCCCGGACGCTGA
- a CDS encoding SDR family oxidoreductase produces MTVPVRTPELLGRTVVVIGGSAGIGFETARRARAEGAEVVLVGRDPGRLERAADELGALRTAAFDATVPAALSAFFQDLPDPIDHVMVTAGGPSYGPLLEMSAEEVRDALSDHAVLELEVARHAVGRIRPGGSLVFMGGTGARRVGRGLGVASAATNALPPFTAALALELAPVRVNLIAAGFVDTPLSASLLGDRIEERRAELRATLPIGRVVGPADVAALAVHLMVNSAVTGATFDIDGGQQFVS; encoded by the coding sequence GTGACCGTTCCGGTGCGTACCCCCGAACTGCTCGGCCGGACTGTCGTCGTCATCGGCGGCAGCGCCGGCATCGGCTTCGAGACGGCCAGACGTGCCCGGGCGGAGGGTGCCGAGGTCGTCCTCGTCGGGCGCGATCCCGGTCGGCTGGAGCGCGCGGCCGATGAGCTCGGAGCGCTGCGCACCGCGGCCTTCGACGCGACCGTTCCCGCGGCCCTCTCGGCCTTCTTCCAGGACCTGCCGGATCCGATCGACCACGTCATGGTGACGGCCGGCGGCCCCAGCTACGGGCCGCTGCTGGAGATGAGCGCCGAAGAGGTGCGCGACGCGCTCAGTGACCATGCGGTGCTCGAGCTCGAGGTCGCGCGCCACGCCGTCGGCCGGATCCGACCCGGGGGCAGCCTGGTGTTCATGGGCGGCACCGGCGCACGGCGCGTCGGCCGCGGCCTCGGGGTCGCCTCTGCCGCCACCAACGCGCTGCCTCCCTTCACGGCGGCCCTTGCCCTCGAACTCGCGCCGGTGCGCGTCAACCTCATCGCGGCCGGGTTCGTCGACACGCCGCTGTCGGCCTCGCTGCTGGGCGACCGGATCGAGGAACGCCGCGCCGAGTTGCGCGCGACGCTGCCGATCGGACGTGTCGTCGGCCCTGCGGACGTGGCGGCCCTGGCCGTCCACCTCATGGTCAATTCGGCGGTGACCGGCGCGACGTTCGACATCGACGGCGGGCAGCAGTTCGTCTCCTGA
- a CDS encoding RNA polymerase-binding protein RbpA, protein MAQGRSGIRGSRIGSGPMGEAERGDLAPRKAVSFWCGNGHHTQPSFAIEAEVPETWDCPRCGLPAGQDRDDVPVAPGSARYMTHLGYVRQRRSQEDGEILLNEALARLRGTL, encoded by the coding sequence GTGGCACAGGGACGCAGCGGCATCAGGGGTTCGCGGATCGGGTCGGGGCCGATGGGGGAGGCCGAGCGCGGCGACCTCGCCCCGCGCAAGGCGGTGTCGTTCTGGTGCGGCAACGGCCACCACACCCAGCCCAGCTTCGCGATCGAGGCAGAGGTCCCGGAGACGTGGGACTGCCCCAGGTGCGGTCTGCCCGCCGGACAGGACCGGGACGACGTGCCGGTCGCCCCGGGCAGCGCCCGGTACATGACGCACCTGGGCTACGTCCGGCAGCGCCGGAGCCAGGAGGACGGCGAGATCCTGCTCAACGAGGCACTGGCCCGGCTGCGCGGGACTCTCTGA